The following proteins are encoded in a genomic region of Bacillus sp. FJAT-22090:
- a CDS encoding RecQ family ATP-dependent DNA helicase: protein MDKLTEILHQKFGYSSFRDGQKEIIEQVIEGKDVVAILPTGMGKSLLYQLPAYFIKGTVVIVSPLVSLMQDQVEQLKIIGEKRVVAINSFLTYEQKEMVMRKLASYKFIFTSPEMLQNKRFNNALSAISIAYIVADEAHCISQWGYDFRPDYLRISKWLDAFPKANVLALTATATKKVVKDIKGTLHMKDPFEYIHSLDRPTIAYEVQKVDDHKEKEAWIVGRITATNGPGILYTQSRKKAEFYASKLEERGVKVAFYHAKMEQDDRVLVQQQFQHGDLDWICATNAFGMGIHKNNIRQIIHDHIPTSIASYMQEVGRAARDGNQSIASLIYTNSDVEQSFYVAMKDFPDETDIHAAFQSEDNQIILSETTLRILNYWKEILSEQETIALFHDIKQRKWLEIHKLFNLFQSDRCIREQILYSFDEQLITRPMNCCSNCSLDLQLLLTKREKQNGEEIELNWFNRINELLRP, encoded by the coding sequence ATGGATAAACTGACAGAAATTCTTCATCAGAAATTTGGCTATAGTTCTTTTCGAGACGGACAAAAAGAAATAATTGAACAGGTCATCGAAGGAAAAGATGTAGTCGCAATACTGCCAACTGGTATGGGAAAATCATTATTATATCAATTGCCCGCTTATTTTATAAAGGGTACTGTTGTAATTGTTTCTCCATTAGTATCGTTAATGCAAGATCAAGTAGAACAATTAAAGATAATCGGTGAAAAAAGAGTAGTTGCAATAAACTCTTTTCTAACTTACGAACAAAAAGAAATGGTTATGAGAAAATTAGCTTCCTATAAATTTATCTTTACTTCACCAGAAATGCTTCAAAATAAACGTTTTAATAATGCCTTATCCGCTATTTCCATAGCATATATAGTAGCAGATGAAGCACATTGTATTTCACAGTGGGGGTATGATTTTCGTCCTGATTATTTGAGAATCTCGAAATGGTTAGATGCATTTCCAAAAGCGAATGTACTTGCTTTAACAGCAACTGCCACCAAAAAAGTAGTTAAAGATATAAAAGGGACCTTACATATGAAAGATCCATTTGAGTATATTCATTCATTAGATCGACCTACAATTGCTTATGAAGTACAAAAAGTAGATGATCATAAGGAGAAAGAAGCTTGGATTGTAGGTCGTATAACCGCTACTAATGGTCCAGGAATTTTATATACTCAATCTCGTAAAAAAGCAGAATTTTATGCTAGTAAATTAGAGGAAAGAGGAGTAAAAGTTGCATTTTATCATGCTAAAATGGAACAAGATGATCGTGTATTAGTCCAACAACAATTTCAGCATGGGGATTTAGATTGGATTTGTGCAACAAATGCATTTGGTATGGGTATTCATAAAAACAATATTCGACAAATTATACATGACCATATCCCAACTTCTATTGCTAGTTATATGCAAGAAGTGGGAAGAGCAGCAAGAGACGGAAATCAGTCGATTGCTTCACTTATTTACACTAATTCGGATGTAGAACAGTCTTTTTATGTTGCAATGAAGGATTTTCCGGATGAAACGGATATACATGCTGCTTTTCAATCAGAAGATAATCAGATTATTCTTTCGGAGACTACGTTACGTATATTGAATTATTGGAAGGAAATCTTGTCTGAACAAGAGACTATTGCTTTATTTCATGACATAAAACAGAGAAAATGGCTAGAAATTCATAAGTTATTTAATTTATTCCAAAGTGACCGGTGTATAAGGGAACAAATTTTATATTCTTTTGATGAACAACTGATTACTAGGCCAATGAATTGTTGTTCAAATTGTTCACTTGATCTCCAGCTATTACTTACAAAACGTGAAAAGCAAAATGGAGAAGAAATAGAACTAAACTGGTTCAATAGAATTAATGAGTTGCTCCGTCCTTAA
- a CDS encoding YpdA family putative bacillithiol disulfide reductase has product MDQNIDVLIVGGGPCGLAAAIAAQEIGLNCVVIEKGNIVEAIYNYPTHQTFFSTSEKLSIGDIPFIVEERKPKRNQALVYYREVVKLKNIQVKKYEFVQSVEKKDKHFLVTTSKAIYHASNVIIATGYYDQPNYMGIPGEELPKVLHYFKEGHPYFGQNVLVIGGKNSAIDAALELNKAGANVTVVYRGSNYSPSIKPWILPEFEGLVRNKEIIMHFDTSVLEVDEQFVYLKGPDGDFKVENDFVFAMTGYHPDHNFLTKMGVIIDQETGRPTFNVDTMETNIEGIFIAGVIAAGNNANEIFIENGRFHGNLIAKEIERKRTGN; this is encoded by the coding sequence GTGGATCAAAACATAGACGTACTCATTGTTGGTGGAGGACCATGCGGACTTGCAGCAGCAATCGCTGCTCAGGAAATTGGTTTAAATTGTGTAGTTATAGAAAAAGGAAATATCGTGGAAGCAATATATAATTATCCTACCCACCAAACTTTTTTTAGTACAAGTGAGAAACTATCGATAGGCGATATACCATTCATTGTAGAAGAAAGAAAGCCAAAGAGAAATCAAGCGTTAGTCTATTATAGAGAAGTTGTTAAGTTAAAAAACATACAAGTTAAAAAGTACGAGTTTGTACAAAGTGTAGAAAAAAAAGATAAACATTTTCTAGTGACAACTTCAAAAGCAATTTATCATGCTTCGAATGTCATCATTGCAACAGGTTATTACGACCAACCTAACTATATGGGGATACCTGGAGAAGAATTACCCAAGGTTCTACATTATTTTAAAGAAGGTCATCCTTATTTTGGCCAAAATGTTTTAGTAATAGGAGGCAAAAACTCCGCAATTGATGCTGCTTTAGAGTTAAATAAAGCAGGTGCAAATGTAACAGTTGTGTATCGTGGTAGTAATTATTCACCAAGCATTAAACCTTGGATTTTACCTGAATTTGAGGGACTTGTCCGTAATAAAGAAATAATTATGCATTTTGATACCTCGGTGTTAGAAGTTGACGAACAGTTTGTGTATTTAAAAGGACCAGATGGTGATTTCAAAGTAGAGAACGACTTTGTATTTGCGATGACAGGTTATCATCCAGACCATAATTTTTTAACTAAAATGGGAGTTATTATCGATCAGGAGACTGGTAGACCTACCTTTAATGTGGATACAATGGAAACGAATATCGAAGGCATTTTTATTGCAGGGGTGATTGCTGCAGGAAATAATGCAAATGAAATATTTATTGAAAACGGACGATTTCATGGTAATCTGATTGCAAAGGAAATAGAACGAAAAAGAACAGGTAACTAA
- a CDS encoding CBS domain-containing protein, with the protein MFVKSVMIPKEKCLTVQPNTSLLEALQQLDEKEIDALPILDNGIYRGMFNKYLLYKAFYYSELDRETFLMKTTVMDVVTREDTFVELEDVFESTFVKLYDFPIIAVLDEGKFLGIVTRYDTINQFQSAFGMNRKGTRITFASVESEGRILKVSDILHKYHTPVISLVTFDETDKLARRIVLKIDNDQKVDRIIADLEKSGFRVLHIDKD; encoded by the coding sequence ATGTTTGTAAAAAGTGTGATGATCCCTAAAGAAAAATGTTTGACTGTTCAACCAAATACTTCACTGCTAGAAGCTTTGCAGCAGCTTGATGAAAAAGAAATTGATGCACTTCCTATACTCGATAATGGTATATATAGAGGTATGTTTAATAAATATCTTTTATATAAGGCCTTTTATTATAGTGAATTGGATCGAGAAACATTTTTAATGAAGACGACAGTTATGGACGTTGTTACAAGAGAAGATACTTTTGTAGAATTAGAAGATGTTTTTGAAAGTACTTTTGTAAAACTGTACGACTTTCCAATTATCGCGGTGTTAGATGAAGGAAAGTTTCTAGGAATTGTGACACGATATGATACAATTAACCAGTTCCAAAGCGCTTTTGGTATGAATAGAAAAGGTACTAGAATTACTTTTGCCTCAGTTGAATCCGAAGGCCGGATACTTAAGGTTTCAGATATTCTACACAAATATCATACACCTGTAATTTCATTAGTTACTTTTGATGAAACGGATAAACTAGCCCGTAGAATCGTACTTAAAATTGATAACGATCAAAAAGTAGATCGAATTATTGCAGACCTTGAAAAATCAGGATTTCGAGTATTACACATCGATAAAGATTGA
- a CDS encoding LysM peptidoglycan-binding domain-containing protein has translation MNQDDYQKKIDEHRQSIGLEDNMTESRRTRRSSYTKKPKKKSKNLLLPSLFFIFILIPVCIFLYVHFFYTPDKVEEASSQGVIQVETKPISNGTEKEEEEESVEENSQEAEDENEPSTPKEESTEQATPEVKPEVKTEPKEEPKEEEQKVETEQRTHIVKADETLYRIAVNYYKDPNAVEKIKAANGLTSNSISAGQKLILP, from the coding sequence ATGAATCAAGACGATTATCAAAAAAAGATTGATGAGCATAGACAATCTATTGGCCTAGAAGATAATATGACGGAATCAAGAAGAACGAGAAGATCTAGCTATACTAAAAAGCCTAAAAAAAAATCTAAAAACCTTCTGTTACCTTCTTTGTTTTTTATCTTTATCTTAATACCTGTGTGCATTTTCCTATATGTACATTTTTTCTACACTCCAGATAAAGTGGAAGAGGCTTCTAGTCAAGGTGTCATTCAAGTGGAAACAAAACCAATTTCAAATGGCACGGAGAAGGAAGAGGAAGAAGAAAGTGTGGAAGAAAATTCGCAAGAAGCAGAAGATGAGAATGAACCTTCAACCCCAAAAGAGGAATCAACTGAACAAGCAACTCCTGAAGTGAAACCAGAAGTGAAAACAGAACCAAAAGAAGAACCAAAAGAAGAAGAACAAAAAGTTGAAACCGAACAAAGAACGCATATTGTAAAAGCAGATGAAACACTGTATCGAATAGCAGTAAACTATTATAAGGATCCAAATGCAGTTGAAAAAATAAAAGCTGCAAATGGATTAACATCGAATAGTATTTCAGCTGGACAGAAACTGATATTGCCTTAG
- the prsW gene encoding glutamic-type intramembrane protease PrsW — MFILLSVAIAPALALLSYFYLRKEIAKEPSRLLLHTFIYGAILTFPILFIQHVIQQENVFSSIFIHQVLVTSALEEFFKWLILIIAIYKHVEFDDPYDGILYGASVSLGFATVENILFLLNFGMNQAFLRALLPVSSHALFGVVMGYYIGRAKFTVTKKVKYEIAYALLATFFLHATYNSILIIKDVNLLLMVPFMLFLWVFGLSKVKKAHILSRHKRFEHHEYFLKEESSRS, encoded by the coding sequence ATGTTTATACTGCTTTCCGTTGCAATAGCTCCGGCTCTTGCACTTTTAAGTTATTTTTACCTACGTAAGGAAATTGCAAAAGAACCTTCTAGGTTATTGTTACATACATTTATTTACGGTGCTATATTAACTTTTCCTATTTTATTCATACAACATGTAATTCAACAAGAAAATGTGTTTTCATCTATATTTATCCACCAAGTATTAGTAACAAGTGCACTAGAAGAATTTTTTAAATGGTTGATTCTTATAATTGCTATTTATAAACATGTTGAGTTTGATGATCCTTATGACGGTATTTTGTATGGGGCAAGTGTTTCTCTTGGATTCGCTACAGTTGAAAACATACTGTTTTTATTGAATTTTGGGATGAATCAAGCATTTTTACGTGCCTTACTACCGGTTTCAAGTCATGCATTATTTGGCGTAGTGATGGGATATTACATAGGAAGAGCGAAATTCACAGTGACGAAAAAAGTGAAATATGAAATTGCTTATGCTCTTTTAGCAACCTTCTTTTTACATGCTACTTATAATAGTATTTTAATCATCAAGGATGTAAATTTGCTATTAATGGTTCCATTTATGTTGTTTTTATGGGTATTCGGTTTATCCAAAGTAAAAAAAGCACATATACTTTCACGTCATAAAAGGTTTGAACATCATGAATATTTTTTGAAAGAAGAATCTAGCCGTAGCTAG
- a CDS encoding metallophosphoesterase, which produces MTYIIILFIIFSAALMFYMRFLAFQTNVIKHSLQIEEMKDGEQFNIFFISDIHRRQIPEKLIHSLVGEVDIVVIGGDLTEKGVPLERTEKNIVDLSKLGPVYYVYGNNDREIGEEHLNSILEENDVKILNNTSLAIHNSHSVIRLVGINDGFTGRVRIYDAFQEVLENEVVVFVCHAPAFFNNAKKVAKPHLLMAGHLHGGQIRLGPIGIYEKGSFRVKENSAELVSNGFGTTGIHLRLGAKSECHLITLFGKQKGNNLKN; this is translated from the coding sequence TTGACTTATATCATTATACTTTTCATCATTTTTAGTGCTGCGTTGATGTTTTATATGAGATTTTTGGCGTTTCAGACAAATGTTATAAAACATTCATTACAAATCGAGGAAATGAAAGATGGGGAACAATTTAATATATTTTTCATCTCCGATATTCATCGTAGACAAATACCCGAAAAACTTATTCATTCTTTAGTAGGTGAGGTAGATATAGTAGTGATTGGGGGGGATTTAACTGAAAAAGGTGTACCCCTGGAGAGAACTGAAAAAAATATAGTTGATTTAAGTAAACTTGGACCTGTTTATTACGTTTATGGAAACAATGATCGTGAAATAGGTGAGGAACATCTGAACTCTATATTAGAAGAAAATGATGTGAAGATATTAAATAATACATCTTTGGCGATACATAATAGCCATTCGGTCATTCGACTAGTTGGAATAAATGATGGTTTTACTGGAAGGGTTAGAATATATGATGCTTTTCAAGAAGTATTAGAAAATGAAGTAGTTGTATTTGTATGTCATGCACCAGCATTTTTCAACAATGCCAAAAAAGTGGCTAAACCACATTTGTTAATGGCCGGACATCTTCATGGCGGTCAAATTCGTTTAGGACCTATTGGAATTTATGAAAAAGGATCGTTTCGGGTGAAAGAGAATAGTGCGGAACTTGTAAGTAATGGCTTTGGAACTACAGGGATTCACCTAAGGTTAGGGGCTAAATCAGAGTGCCATCTCATCACATTATTTGGCAAGCAAAAAGGAAATAACTTGAAGAATTAA
- a CDS encoding asparaginase: MKNILLIHTGGTISMQIQAETGAVIPIENNPISMEGEKLKEYANIKEIEAFNLPSPHITPKEMLLLKQMIDESIQKDHIEGVVITHGTDTLEETAYFLDLTVDTTIPIVLTGAMRSSNEVGSDGLYNLLSAVKVASSDDAKDKGVLVVLNDEIHTAENVTKTHASNVSTFQSPQYGPIGFISKSIVHFHHSPNHRTVFPIQSIAKRVALFKVYAGMEPDLLASCVELGYDGIVLEGLGQGNVPPSLLPIIEESIKKDIQIVLVSRCFNGIAQDVYGYDGGGKSLKNAGVIFAPGLNGQKARLALLIALNHPNKTKAMENIFSI; encoded by the coding sequence ATGAAAAATATATTATTAATCCACACAGGCGGTACTATTTCTATGCAAATTCAGGCAGAAACAGGAGCTGTCATCCCTATAGAAAATAATCCTATTTCGATGGAAGGAGAAAAATTAAAAGAATATGCAAATATTAAAGAAATTGAAGCTTTTAATTTGCCATCTCCACATATTACTCCAAAAGAAATGCTTTTGTTAAAACAAATGATAGACGAGTCTATTCAAAAGGACCATATAGAAGGAGTAGTCATAACTCACGGAACGGACACTTTAGAGGAAACAGCATATTTTTTGGACTTAACCGTGGATACTACTATTCCAATTGTACTAACTGGTGCGATGCGTTCTTCCAATGAAGTAGGATCAGATGGATTATATAATCTATTATCTGCTGTAAAAGTTGCAAGTTCTGATGATGCAAAAGACAAAGGGGTGTTAGTTGTATTAAATGATGAAATACACACAGCCGAAAATGTTACAAAAACTCATGCCAGTAATGTAAGTACTTTTCAAAGTCCTCAGTATGGTCCGATAGGTTTTATATCTAAATCTATAGTACATTTTCACCATTCACCAAATCATCGAACTGTGTTTCCTATTCAAAGTATTGCGAAAAGAGTCGCTCTCTTCAAAGTGTATGCGGGAATGGAGCCAGATCTGTTAGCTTCATGTGTTGAATTAGGGTATGACGGAATTGTATTAGAAGGATTAGGTCAGGGAAATGTACCCCCAAGTCTTCTACCAATTATCGAGGAAAGTATTAAAAAGGATATTCAGATTGTACTCGTTTCTAGATGTTTTAATGGTATTGCGCAAGATGTGTACGGATATGATGGTGGAGGAAAAAGCTTAAAAAATGCTGGTGTTATATTTGCTCCAGGATTAAATGGGCAAAAAGCAAGGTTAGCACTTTTAATAGCACTAAACCATCCAAATAAAACAAAAGCTATGGAAAATATTTTCTCTATATAA
- the sigX gene encoding RNA polymerase sigma factor SigX — protein MNDSVFHRLYDNYHQDVFQFLIYLVKNRQTAEDLVQEVYVRVLRAYSRFEGKSSEKTWLFSIAKNVAIDHFRKQSVRKKRLFESFNWETMQLASSDMLPEDLVQLNDEMKSLLTALDDCTGDQKMVIIMRYFQQLSIAETAQILNWSEGKVKTTQHRAIKSLRERLSVTKKEGKVHHE, from the coding sequence ATGAATGACTCCGTTTTCCACCGCTTGTATGATAATTATCATCAAGACGTTTTTCAGTTTCTGATCTATTTGGTTAAAAATAGACAGACTGCGGAAGACTTGGTCCAAGAAGTGTATGTTCGCGTTTTAAGGGCTTATAGCCGATTCGAGGGGAAAAGTTCTGAGAAGACATGGCTATTTTCTATTGCTAAAAATGTAGCAATCGACCATTTTAGAAAGCAATCAGTGAGAAAAAAAAGGTTGTTCGAATCCTTTAATTGGGAAACGATGCAACTTGCATCGTCAGATATGCTTCCAGAGGATTTAGTTCAATTGAATGACGAAATGAAATCTCTATTAACTGCTCTAGATGATTGCACTGGCGATCAAAAAATGGTTATCATAATGCGTTATTTTCAGCAGCTATCTATTGCTGAAACAGCACAAATACTTAACTGGTCAGAAGGAAAAGTGAAAACAACACAACACCGAGCTATAAAGTCATTGCGTGAACGATTATCTGTAACAAAGAAGGAGGGTAAGGTTCATCATGAGTGA
- a CDS encoding ECF transporter S component, whose protein sequence is MTKSKTRKLIAIAMLSSISFVLMLLAFPLPVLPAYLKVDFSDIPALIAAITMGPIAGIVVAFLKNVLDWLFAGSPTGVPVGHMANFVTSILFIAPVYLIYRKASSSKGIMYGLVSGTISMAIGMSVLNYFIFLPMYTYFLNFPMETGTALFNSIIFGILPFNLIKGLLVTIVMIVLFKRMKPLLDRVTNSFSVPDIN, encoded by the coding sequence ATGACAAAAAGTAAGACGCGAAAGCTTATTGCTATCGCAATGTTGAGTAGTATTTCATTTGTATTGATGCTACTTGCATTTCCATTACCGGTACTACCAGCTTATTTAAAAGTGGATTTTAGTGATATTCCAGCACTAATTGCAGCTATTACGATGGGGCCAATTGCAGGTATTGTCGTAGCGTTTTTGAAAAACGTATTAGATTGGTTGTTTGCTGGTAGTCCAACTGGTGTTCCAGTAGGACATATGGCGAATTTTGTAACTAGTATTCTATTTATAGCACCTGTTTATTTAATTTATCGCAAAGCATCATCATCTAAAGGGATCATGTACGGTTTAGTTTCTGGAACGATTTCCATGGCAATAGGTATGAGTGTTTTAAATTACTTTATATTTTTACCAATGTATACGTACTTCTTAAACTTCCCTATGGAGACTGGTACAGCTTTGTTCAATTCTATTATTTTCGGTATCCTACCGTTCAATTTGATAAAAGGACTATTAGTTACAATCGTTATGATTGTTTTATTTAAGCGAATGAAACCATTGCTCGACCGAGTAACAAATTCGTTTAGTGTTCCTGATATAAATTAA
- a CDS encoding helix-turn-helix domain-containing protein — MTFQQKYIKKREVFTVYFHQLLLLIIHKFHGERSSTAPFYLLKGKKSGQTIQDVTYFKLHPYFSLYPKLSLDEYNGEILTLLKEGYIEEDESIIILTEKGSMHMNSMRNPQFNGWLYRGNEHMFWSRIALVIQTLSHFEANVHRYVPNQKNPDIHHFVKGYLFSRDYKSAEFCTNFRQQLLQLLENTKFENIHREIFVYRLSGYGRSGLTWEQLARYYNRPLLDIKLLFIESLHIALSIIHDEKFPDLLPLTKNVEVQTPLTESAMKTYQLIQKGHTLEDIAAIRLLKFNTIEDHIIEIVSAIRNFPIYSYISNEQVDKVLKISNRLQTKKLKAIREHVPHLSFFQIRIALAKGEGANG, encoded by the coding sequence GTGACATTTCAACAAAAATACATTAAAAAACGTGAGGTATTTACAGTGTACTTTCATCAATTATTATTATTAATCATACATAAGTTTCACGGAGAACGGTCTTCTACAGCTCCATTTTACTTATTAAAAGGTAAAAAATCTGGCCAGACGATACAGGATGTTACTTATTTTAAACTTCATCCTTATTTTTCACTTTATCCTAAATTATCACTAGATGAATATAATGGCGAAATTTTGACACTTTTAAAAGAGGGGTATATTGAAGAAGACGAGTCGATTATTATTCTTACAGAAAAAGGCTCCATGCACATGAATTCAATGAGAAATCCTCAATTTAATGGTTGGTTATATAGAGGAAATGAGCATATGTTTTGGAGCAGAATTGCTTTGGTTATTCAAACGTTATCTCATTTTGAAGCCAATGTGCACCGTTATGTTCCAAATCAAAAGAATCCAGATATACATCATTTTGTTAAAGGATATCTATTTAGCAGGGATTACAAAAGTGCAGAATTTTGTACAAACTTTAGGCAACAATTGCTGCAGCTACTTGAGAACACAAAATTTGAGAATATTCATAGAGAAATATTTGTCTATCGTCTAAGTGGTTATGGAAGGAGTGGGTTGACATGGGAGCAATTAGCTCGGTATTACAATCGACCACTTTTGGATATAAAACTGTTATTCATTGAGAGTTTACATATTGCACTATCGATTATCCATGATGAAAAGTTTCCAGATTTATTACCTCTCACAAAAAATGTAGAGGTTCAAACTCCTTTGACTGAATCTGCAATGAAGACGTATCAATTAATTCAAAAAGGCCATACCCTGGAGGATATAGCTGCAATACGCTTATTAAAATTTAATACGATTGAAGATCATATTATTGAAATTGTATCAGCTATACGAAACTTTCCTATTTACTCTTATATATCCAATGAACAAGTTGATAAAGTGTTAAAGATTTCTAATAGATTACAAACAAAAAAGTTAAAAGCTATTCGAGAGCATGTTCCTCATTTAAGCTTTTTTCAAATTAGAATTGCACTTGCAAAAGGAGAAGGGGCTAATGGATAA
- a CDS encoding ferredoxin — MAKYTIVDKDTCIACGACGAAAPDIYDYDDEGIAYVILDDNMGTVEVPDELLEDMEDAFEGCPTDSIKVADESFEGDALKFE, encoded by the coding sequence ATGGCTAAATATACAATTGTAGATAAAGATACATGTATCGCATGTGGCGCATGTGGCGCAGCAGCACCTGATATATACGATTATGATGATGAAGGCATTGCATATGTTATTTTAGATGATAACATGGGGACAGTAGAAGTTCCAGACGAACTACTAGAAGATATGGAAGATGCTTTTGAAGGATGCCCTACAGATTCAATTAAAGTGGCAGATGAGTCATTTGAAGGCGATGCTTTAAAATTTGAATAG